The Neofelis nebulosa isolate mNeoNeb1 chromosome 16, mNeoNeb1.pri, whole genome shotgun sequence genome includes a window with the following:
- the WNT3 gene encoding proto-oncogene Wnt-3 isoform X2 translates to MEPHLLGLLLGLLLCGTRVLAGYPIWWSLALGQQYTSLGSQPLLCGSIPGLVPKQLRFCRNYIEIMPSVAEGVKLGIQECQHQFRGRRWNCTTIDDSLAIFGPVLDKATRESAFVHAIASAGVAFAVTRSCAEGTSTICGCDSHHKGPPGEGWKWGGCSEDADFGVLVSREFADARENRPDARSAMNKHNNEAGRTTILDHMHLKCKCHGLSGSCEVKTCWWAQPDFRAIGDFLKDKYDSASEMVVEKHRESRGWVETLRAKYALFKPPTERDLVYYENSPNFCEPNPETGSFGTRDRTCNVTSHGIDGCDLLCCGRGHNTRTEKRKEKCHCIFHWCCYVSCQECIRIYDVHTCNGNG, encoded by the exons GTCCCTGGCCCTGGGCCAGCAGTACACCTCGCTGGGCTCGCAGCCACTGCTCTGCGGCTCCATCCCAGGCCTGGTCCCCAAGCAGCTGCGCTTCTGCCGCAATTACATCGAGATCATGCCCAGCGTGGCCGAGGGCGTGAAGCTGGGCATCCAGGAGTGCCAGCACCAGTTCCGGGGCCGCCGCTGGAACTGCACCACCATAGACGACAGCCTGGCCATCTTCGGGCCCGTCCTAGACAAAG CCACCCGCGAGTCGGCCTTCGTGCACGCCATCGCCTCTGCCGGCGTGGCCTTCGCCGTCACGCGCTCCTGTGCCGAGGGCACCTCCACCATCTGCGGCTGCGACTCGCATCACAAGGGGCCGCCAGGCGAGGGCTGGAAGTGGGGCGGCTGCAGCGAGGACGCCGACTTCGGGGTGCTCGTGTCCCGGGAGTTCGCGGACGCGCGCGAGAACAGGCCGGACGCGCGCTCGGCCATGAACAAGCACAACAACGAGGCGGGCCGCACG ACCATCCTGGACCACATGCACCTCAAGTGCAAGTGCCACGGGCTGTCAGGCAGCTGCGAGGTCAAGACCTGCTGGTGGGCCCAGCCCGACTTCCGCGCCATCGGCGACTTCCTCAAGGACAAGTACGACAGCGCCTCCGAGATGGTGGTGGAGAAGCACCGCGAATCCCGCGGCTGGGTGGAGACCCTCCGCGCCAAGTACGCGCTCTTCAAGCCGCCCACCGAGAGGGACCTGGTCTACTACGAGAACTCCCCCAACTTCTGCGAGCCCAACCCCGAGACGGGCTCCTTTGGCACCAGGGACCGGACTTGCAATGTCACCTCCCATGGCATCGATGGCTGCGACCTGCTCTGCTGTGGCCGCGGCCACAACACGAGGACGGAGAAGCGGAAGGAGAAATGTCACTGCATCTTCCACTGGTGCTGCTACGTGAGCTGTCAGGAGTGCATCCGCATCTACGATGTACACACCTGCAA TGGGAACGGGTGA
- the WNT3 gene encoding proto-oncogene Wnt-3 isoform X3, producing the protein MEPHLLGLLLGLLLCGTRVLAGYPIWWSLALGQQYTSLGSQPLLCGSIPGLVPKQLRFCRNYIEIMPSVAEGVKLGIQECQHQFRGRRWNCTTIDDSLAIFGPVLDKATRESAFVHAIASAGVAFAVTRSCAEGTSTICGCDSHHKGPPGEGWKWGGCSEDADFGVLVSREFADARENRPDARSAMNKHNNEAGRTTILDHMHLKCKCHGLSGSCEVKTCWWAQPDFRAIGDFLKDKYDSASEMVVEKHRESRGWVETLRAKYALFKPPTERDLVYYENSPNFCEPNPETGSFGTRDRTCNVTSHGIDGCDLLCCGRGHNTRTEKRKEKCHCIFHWCCYVSCQECIRIYDVHTCK; encoded by the exons GTCCCTGGCCCTGGGCCAGCAGTACACCTCGCTGGGCTCGCAGCCACTGCTCTGCGGCTCCATCCCAGGCCTGGTCCCCAAGCAGCTGCGCTTCTGCCGCAATTACATCGAGATCATGCCCAGCGTGGCCGAGGGCGTGAAGCTGGGCATCCAGGAGTGCCAGCACCAGTTCCGGGGCCGCCGCTGGAACTGCACCACCATAGACGACAGCCTGGCCATCTTCGGGCCCGTCCTAGACAAAG CCACCCGCGAGTCGGCCTTCGTGCACGCCATCGCCTCTGCCGGCGTGGCCTTCGCCGTCACGCGCTCCTGTGCCGAGGGCACCTCCACCATCTGCGGCTGCGACTCGCATCACAAGGGGCCGCCAGGCGAGGGCTGGAAGTGGGGCGGCTGCAGCGAGGACGCCGACTTCGGGGTGCTCGTGTCCCGGGAGTTCGCGGACGCGCGCGAGAACAGGCCGGACGCGCGCTCGGCCATGAACAAGCACAACAACGAGGCGGGCCGCACG ACCATCCTGGACCACATGCACCTCAAGTGCAAGTGCCACGGGCTGTCAGGCAGCTGCGAGGTCAAGACCTGCTGGTGGGCCCAGCCCGACTTCCGCGCCATCGGCGACTTCCTCAAGGACAAGTACGACAGCGCCTCCGAGATGGTGGTGGAGAAGCACCGCGAATCCCGCGGCTGGGTGGAGACCCTCCGCGCCAAGTACGCGCTCTTCAAGCCGCCCACCGAGAGGGACCTGGTCTACTACGAGAACTCCCCCAACTTCTGCGAGCCCAACCCCGAGACGGGCTCCTTTGGCACCAGGGACCGGACTTGCAATGTCACCTCCCATGGCATCGATGGCTGCGACCTGCTCTGCTGTGGCCGCGGCCACAACACGAGGACGGAGAAGCGGAAGGAGAAATGTCACTGCATCTTCCACTGGTGCTGCTACGTGAGCTGTCAGGAGTGCATCCGCATCTACGATGTACACACCTGCAAGTAG
- the WNT3 gene encoding proto-oncogene Wnt-3 isoform X1 has protein sequence MEPHLLGLLLGLLLCGTRVLAGYPIWWSLALGQQYTSLGSQPLLCGSIPGLVPKQLRFCRNYIEIMPSVAEGVKLGIQECQHQFRGRRWNCTTIDDSLAIFGPVLDKATRESAFVHAIASAGVAFAVTRSCAEGTSTICGCDSHHKGPPGEGWKWGGCSEDADFGVLVSREFADARENRPDARSAMNKHNNEAGRTTILDHMHLKCKCHGLSGSCEVKTCWWAQPDFRAIGDFLKDKYDSASEMVVEKHRESRGWVETLRAKYALFKPPTERDLVYYENSPNFCEPNPETGSFGTRDRTCNVTSHGIDGCDLLCCGRGHNTRTEKRKEKCHCIFHWCCYVSCQECIRIYDVHTCKAVGTGEVCGWADSPKSHGKQDLEPGSALSTRQQGTRTVARRPCGKLPGPEPPADGEAPLALSLKSLTLLWMVCGF, from the exons GTCCCTGGCCCTGGGCCAGCAGTACACCTCGCTGGGCTCGCAGCCACTGCTCTGCGGCTCCATCCCAGGCCTGGTCCCCAAGCAGCTGCGCTTCTGCCGCAATTACATCGAGATCATGCCCAGCGTGGCCGAGGGCGTGAAGCTGGGCATCCAGGAGTGCCAGCACCAGTTCCGGGGCCGCCGCTGGAACTGCACCACCATAGACGACAGCCTGGCCATCTTCGGGCCCGTCCTAGACAAAG CCACCCGCGAGTCGGCCTTCGTGCACGCCATCGCCTCTGCCGGCGTGGCCTTCGCCGTCACGCGCTCCTGTGCCGAGGGCACCTCCACCATCTGCGGCTGCGACTCGCATCACAAGGGGCCGCCAGGCGAGGGCTGGAAGTGGGGCGGCTGCAGCGAGGACGCCGACTTCGGGGTGCTCGTGTCCCGGGAGTTCGCGGACGCGCGCGAGAACAGGCCGGACGCGCGCTCGGCCATGAACAAGCACAACAACGAGGCGGGCCGCACG ACCATCCTGGACCACATGCACCTCAAGTGCAAGTGCCACGGGCTGTCAGGCAGCTGCGAGGTCAAGACCTGCTGGTGGGCCCAGCCCGACTTCCGCGCCATCGGCGACTTCCTCAAGGACAAGTACGACAGCGCCTCCGAGATGGTGGTGGAGAAGCACCGCGAATCCCGCGGCTGGGTGGAGACCCTCCGCGCCAAGTACGCGCTCTTCAAGCCGCCCACCGAGAGGGACCTGGTCTACTACGAGAACTCCCCCAACTTCTGCGAGCCCAACCCCGAGACGGGCTCCTTTGGCACCAGGGACCGGACTTGCAATGTCACCTCCCATGGCATCGATGGCTGCGACCTGCTCTGCTGTGGCCGCGGCCACAACACGAGGACGGAGAAGCGGAAGGAGAAATGTCACTGCATCTTCCACTGGTGCTGCTACGTGAGCTGTCAGGAGTGCATCCGCATCTACGATGTACACACCTGCAA GGCAGTGGGAACGGGTGAAGTGTGTGGCTGGGCAGATTCACCGAAGTCCCATGGGAAGCAGGACCTGGAGCCGGGCTCAGCCCTCAGCACCAGACAGCAAGGAACCCGGACTGTTGCCAGACGCCCGTGCGGTAAATTACCTGGACCCGAGCCGCCCGCTGACGGGGAGGCCCCCCTCGCGCTCTCTCTTAAGTCTCTCACCCTGCTCTGGATGGTGTGTGGTTTTTAA